A stretch of DNA from Tigriopus californicus strain San Diego chromosome 11, Tcal_SD_v2.1, whole genome shotgun sequence:
TCCGACCCTCCAAAGAGGAGCTCCAAGAGATCCTGGAGGAGATCGACGAGGACGGATCCGGCGAAATCGAGTTCGGAGAGTTCTGTCAGCTCTGTGCCAAATTCTTGGTCGAAGAACCCGACGAGGAGACCATGAAGGCCGAGCTGAAGGAGGCCTTCCGAGTATACGATCGTGATGGTGCGGGTTTCATTACCACTGGCCAGCTCCGAGAAATCATCGCAGAATTGGACCCTCGCCTCACCTCAGACGACCTCGATGGCATCATTGAAGAAATCGACGAGGATGGCTCGGGAACCATGGACTTTGACGAGTTTTGTCAAATGATGATGAGCAAGTAAACCGAAAAAAGACAACTCCCTCATCCTTTCTTCGTTCTTCACTTTCTCTCTCACGCTTTTGTTTTCTGCCAAGCTTGAACCAGGCTTTCATGATCAAATCTCGTGGTTTTTCTATTCTCTCTCTTCCCCCCTGTCCTCTCTCCTCCTCACTCTTTCTCCTCGACGATTTTTTCCACGTCTGTCTCCACCTCTCGATCTCCAACTTCTTATCACCTTCACAAGGTTCCATCCCAAAAGCATGCCCTTGAACTTGGGACAAGCCGCCACGGCCTCACTCATTCCTTGAAATACCTTCGCTCGCTGTGTGAGGCAGTGAACCGAAAAGCATGCTTGGCTGATCCTGAACCAACCAAGAATGTCTT
This window harbors:
- the LOC131889972 gene encoding troponin C, isotype gamma-like, which produces MAGQDNQNAFADIDFEEITEATALEADEIKVLKLCFNLFDVKKQNFLSSDDLDDILRAMGFRPSKEELQEILEEIDEDGSGEIEFGEFCQLCAKFLVEEPDEETMKAELKEAFRVYDRDGAGFITTGQLREIIAELDPRLTSDDLDGIIEEIDEDGSGTMDFDEFCQMMMSK